Within Bacillus sp. Marseille-Q1617, the genomic segment TTAGAAGTAAATTTTCCCCTTATTTACCCCTATCAAAGCGAGCTTCAACAGATTAACGGGAAAAATTCCCCTTATTTTTGTCTTTAATTACTCTATAAAGGCTAAGGTATCCTCTACATCCAAAAATACCCAACCCGTTCTTTAGGTTAATAAGGATTTACCTAATGTTCACATCTGTCAACTTTAGAGACTAAACTAACACGTTAGCCAGATGGTAAAAAAACGTAATTGAAGCGTTACAAAAAGTTCTGTAACGCTTCAATTTTAGTGCAGTTTCGGTAACAAATTAATATATAAATTAGAACCCGAATTCCTTATAAAGTTTGTTATATCCAATAAAAAAAGGGTTGCAAAATCATTACGATTTGCTTCCCTTTTTCCAATGTTTTTTATAGTTTGTACTTTAAAACAGCATCCTTTATCCTGAGAAGCTCTCTTCTTAATTACTTCCCGCCTGTAAAGGATATTCCTTTGATGAAATATCGGTTAAAGAACGCGTAGAGGAGCAGGACTGGGAGTGTGAATACCATAGAGGCGGCCATGATATAGTTCCAGTAGCTCACATATTGACCCTTGAAAGTATTCAATCCTAATGGGAGTGTATACATTTCAGTGTCAGTCATGACAATCAACGGCCTCATGAAGTCGTTCCAGAAACCCATGAAAACGAAGATCGCCTGAGCCGCCAGAGCCGGTTTTGCAAGCGGCAGCACCACTTTAAAGAAGATACCCAGCCTGCTTAGGCCGTCGATTTGTGCGGCTTCTTCAAGCTCTTTCGGAAAGTTGATAAAGAATTGTCTCATCATAAATATGAAGGTTGCATTGATCATCGCCGGCACGATCATGCCCTGATACGAGTTAAGCCAGCCAAGTTCTTTTAAAATTAAGTAGTTCGGGATCATCGTTACCTGTGCCGGTATCATCAGCACCGCCAAGATGATGATGAACAGTGCTTTCTTTCCCGGAAACGCTAGTCTTGCCAATGCGTACCCTGCCATTGAGTTAAAGATGATATTCAGTGACGTACCGGCTACCGCAATGATCAGTGAATTCATCAGCCATCTTGGGAATAACTCCTGCTTAACAAAAATCTGCTCATAGTTTCCCAAAGTAAAGTTCCGTGGAATAAAATTCATTGTTCCACTGATGATTTCTTCCAGCGTTTTGAATGAGGATGACAAAGCCCATAAGAAAGGGACCAGCGTTGTCACCGCATATAAAACAAGGATGATATAGAGTAGGCGCTTACTGAATGACTTTTTCTTGGAATTCATGTCCCTGTCCCCCTTAATAAAGTGATTCTTCCTTAGAGAATTTACGTTGAATGAGTGTAGCCACCAAGATGATCAAGGCCAGAGCAAAGGCAAGCGCAGCAGCATATCCCATTGTTCCCAGTGATTTAAACGCATATTGATAGATTAATAGGACGACAGTCAGTGTAGAGTTATTCGGTCCACCCGATCCTCCCGAGAAGATGTACGATTGATCGAACAGCTGGAACGTCCCGA encodes:
- a CDS encoding carbohydrate ABC transporter permease, yielding MNSKKKSFSKRLLYIILVLYAVTTLVPFLWALSSSFKTLEEIISGTMNFIPRNFTLGNYEQIFVKQELFPRWLMNSLIIAVAGTSLNIIFNSMAGYALARLAFPGKKALFIIILAVLMIPAQVTMIPNYLILKELGWLNSYQGMIVPAMINATFIFMMRQFFINFPKELEEAAQIDGLSRLGIFFKVVLPLAKPALAAQAIFVFMGFWNDFMRPLIVMTDTEMYTLPLGLNTFKGQYVSYWNYIMAASMVFTLPVLLLYAFFNRYFIKGISFTGGK